The following are from one region of the Micromonas commoda chromosome 12, complete sequence genome:
- a CDS encoding predicted protein, whose amino-acid sequence MSEQPAPFAMKCSATGPGLGGGAAGVEAQFTITSADGDGARIRAGGANVQISVLRVGLHATGGDAIPTRVVDNGDGTYTCGYTVDGRGDYSVSVELNGAPIAGSPYPVFFSGTIMRPSAVPVPGVVPGAVPQSGAAPTDVPSPAQTPELNPEEAASVSTQVHVGNLTHNVTTTQLAQLFSHCGEVRGARIAHGKQFGFVEMATPEQAKKALGLNGMPLDGRVLRVEACNSVRKTAVNSSNSTHPGGPADGGPGHHRPTAAQLAESPAEVAARAHRERLAKAAMLQANLNAQRAAEMAAKRAAQISKRIVGGGEQIGDGDGDEKSAPGEGEAGNGDAGAGTGAGERRRGLSASRSRSRTLSPSRDGARSRRTRSRSRSRSRSRSRSRSRDRDASRDRGRNRYKPYNRGRRRGGKNRSGAPRKMNPNGVGQEIGAKTVSNHRASPFEMVVNRAKNALKRAATVSMKQAALMAFIATMPPMWLTYTGLEEYEIYNPLKWASARIMISFGTMLFMVAMAYRQLPLDLVPDWVPMIGKMDDLIAGLVAGVGITIAFIGWHFGMGPKPVEAVLVVNAFSYAWTALYPVRVGAMG is encoded by the exons ATGTCGGAAcagcccgcgccgttcgcgatgAAGTGCAGCGCCACGGGCccgggcctcggcggcggcgcggccggcgtcgaggcgcagTTCACCATCACCTCCGcggacggagacggcgcgcggaTCAGGGCCGGGGGAGCGAACGTGCAGATCTCGGTGCTCCGCGTCGGCCTGcacgccaccggcggcgacgcgatcccgacgcgcgtcgtcgacaacggcgacggcacgtACACGTGCGGGTACACGGTGGACGGCCGAGGCGACTACAGCGTCTCCGTCGAGCTGAACGGCGCCCCGATCGCGGGCTCGCCCTACCCGGTCTTCTTCAGCGGGACTATAATGAGGCCGAGCGCCGTCCCGGTGCCCGGGGTGGTCCCCGGGGCGGTCCCGCAGagtggcgccgcgccgaccgacgtgccgtcgcccgcgcaaACCCCCGAGCTCAACCCCGAAGAAGCCGCGTCCGTCAGCACCCAGGTGCACGTCGGTAACCTCACGCACAACGTCACCACCACGCAACTCGCGCAGCTCTTCTCGCACtgcggcgaggttcgaggcgctcgaaTCGCGCACGGCAAGCAGTTTGGATTCGTGGagatggcgacgccggagcaGGCGAAAAAGGCGCTGGGTCTGAACGGCATGCCCCTGGACGGCCGCGTcctgcgcgtcgaggcgtgcAACTCGGTGCGCAAGACGGCTGTTAACTCGTCCAACTCTACACACCCCGGAGGACCCGCCGACGGAGGACCCGGGCACCATCGGCCGacggcggcacagctggcagAGTCGCCGGCCGaagtcgcggcgcgcgcgcaccgcgagcggctcgccaaggcggcgatgctcCAGGCCAACCTCAACGCGCAGAGagccgcggagatggccgcTAAACGCGCGGCGCAAATCTCCAAAcgcatcgtcggcgggggcgaacaAATTGGCGatggggacggggacgaaaagtcggcacccggggaggGGGAGGCGGGGAACGGGGACGCGGGTGCCGGAACGGGCgctggcgagcggcggcggggcctgagcgcgtcgaggtcgaggtcgaggacgctctcgccgagccgcgacggcgctcggtCCAGGCGGACCAGGTCCAGGTCAAGGTCAAGGTCCAGGTCCAGGTCCAGGTCCAGGTCCAgggatcgcgacgcgtcgagggacCGGGGCAGGAATCGTTACAAGCCGTACAATCGCGGtaggaggcgcggggggaagaacaggagcggcgcgccgaggaagatGAACCCCAACGGCGTCGGCCAAGA AATTGGCGCCAAAACCGTCAGCAACCACCGCGCGTCACCCTTCGAGATGGTCGTCAACCGCGCTAAGAATGCGCTCAAAAGGGCCGCAACCGTTAGCATGAAGCAAGCGGCGCTCATGGCGTTCATCGCAACCATGCCTCCGATGTGGCTCACCTACACG GGCCTGGAGGAGTACGAGATTTACAATCCGCTCAAGTGGGCGTCCGCCAGGATCATGATCAGCTTCGGGACGATGTTATTCATGGTCGCGATGGCTTACCGCCAGCTCCCCCTCGACCTGGTCCCTGACTGGGTGCCCATGATCGGGAAAATGGACGACCTGATCGcggggctcgtcgccggcgtcgggatTACAATTGCGTTCATCGGCTGGCACTTCGGCATGGGCCCGAAGCCGGTGGAGGCGGTCCTGGTGGTGAACGCGTTTTCCTACGCGTGGACCGCGCTGTACCCGGTGAGGGTAGGGGCCAT GGGCTGA
- the IFT81 gene encoding intraflagellar transport protein 81 (Intraflagellar Transport or IFT refers to the cellular process essential for the formation and maintenance of eukaryotic cilia and flagella): protein MLGSDVAHLVALLKEPPFELHHLTGPRLGELGGEETRRLAVDVFSKLSPPGAFQGSATGGTLAEEGERTTAKLLEFLRHVKYRPESGDESAQRKAWQLGDHDVVLPALKWVLDNRDRCEKRAYVGHFMADYAVPGEYAMDPEIQDLMNNTHELQRAFVEAHKECEQARREAKDPVKLKSQIADLEREREQVRRRIDVTKGKVAQRVTDPRELDELVALAQSLREEQEQEHELARQTRDQTERRDLADRRRNRAATRIRELRTSLASGSPAALLQQLADEVNARKQLVEEKLPADLAKKRARLAAVREILTSDVRTDSDIATQTSEVNKLSAEVRELEDELSEAMAKRDDDVQLRQQAQVAKTIAAKRASAVAKRDRLAQRRNQVVGEYESASARQEGDGSAPGDAPGGRAATDPDEMKARFESVKAKLAKYKSLKRELDELNMEAAVLARTEAILEEDARGVMGDVAEEERRAGVAGFAQAQETLEQVSKAKGDVDAAKGAALEEINAFVAEITRKIKERKGALQPKIKELRDLRQHFGALESKHADAKKRYDVEAAKHQKKRDALESEVNQLRAQVLGDETKYHRMNIESALVEAHAKRATGGDARRYDAMYRAAVDETDNETKRLNERTEEVRNNFSQGVEAVEALKDLYRILDVKLRVTRRDMAGESLGQTTTYGGANVLSM, encoded by the coding sequence ATGCTCGGGTCGGACGtcgcgcacctcgtcgcgcttcTCAAGGAGCCGCCCTTTGAGCTCCACCACCTCACCGGCCCtcggctcggcgagctcggcggcgaggagacgcGAAGGCTCGCGGTCGATGTCTTCTCCAAGCTGAGCCCGCCGGGCGCCTTCCAAGGGTCGGCCACGGGCGGcacgctcgccgaggagggcgagcgcaCCACCGCGAAGCTGTTGGAGTTTTTGAGGCACGTCAAGTACAGGCccgagagcggcgacgagtccGCTCAGCGCAAGGCGTGGCAGCTGGGCGACCACGACGTCGTGCTCCCCGCGCTGAAGTGGGTGCTCGACAACCGCGATCGATGCGAGAAGCGCGCCTACGTCGGCCACTTCATGGCTGATTACGCGGTGCCTGGCGAGTACGCCATGGACCCCGAGATCCAGGACCTGATGAACAACACCCACGAGCTGCAGAGGGCGTTCGTGGAGGCGCACAAGGAGTGCGAgcaggcgcggcgggaggcgaaAGATCCCGTCAAGCTAAAGTCGCAAATCGCGGATCTGGAGCGAGAGCGCGAACAGGTGCGGCGCCGAATCGACGTCACGAAGGGGAAAGTGGCGCAACGCGTcacggacccgcgcgagctggacgagctcgtcgccctcgcgcagtCCCTGAGGGAGGAGCAGGAGCAGGAAcacgagctcgcgaggcAGACGAGGGATCAGACGGAGCGACGCGATctcgccgatcgccgccgcaATCGCGCCGCGACTAGGATCAGGGAGCTCAGAACGTCCCTGGCGTCTgggtcccccgccgcgctgctgcaacagctcgccgacgaggtcaaCGCGCGGAAGCAGCTGGTGGAGGAGAAGCTTCCGGCGGATCTGGCGAAGAaacgcgcgaggctcgcggctGTGCGGGAGATTTTAACCTCGGACGTGCGCACCGACTCGGACATCGCGACGCAGACGTCTGAGGTTAACAAACTCTccgcggaggtgcgcgagctcgaggacgaacTGTCGGAGGCTATGGCTAAACgggacgatgacgtccagCTCCGCCAGCAGGCGCAGGTGGCCAAGACGATCGCGGCTaaacgcgcgagcgccgtaGCCAAAAGAGACAGGCTGGCGCAGCGGCGTAACCAGGTGGTGGGCGAGTACgagtccgcgtccgcgcgccaggagggcgacggctccgcgccgggggacgcgccgggcggccgAGCGGCGACCGATCCGGACGAGATGAAGGCCAGGTTCGAGTCGGTCAAGGCGAAGCTGGCCAAGTACAAGTCGCTCAAgcgcgagctggacgagctcaacatggaggcggcggtgctcgcgcgcACCGAGGCCATcttggaggaggacgcgcgcggggtgatgggagacgtcgccgaggaggagcgcagggcgggcgtcgccgggttcgcgcaggcgcaggagACGCTGGAGCAGGTGTCCAAGGCGaagggcgacgtcgacgcggctaAGGGCGCAGCGCTGGAGGAGATCAacgccttcgtcgcggaGATTACCCGGAAGATTAAGGAACGGAAAGGGGCGCTGCAACCGAAGATCAAGGAGCTGAGGGACCTCCGGCAACACTTCGGTGCCCTCGAGAGCAagcacgcggacgcgaagaagaggtacgacgtcgaggctgcGAAGCACCAGAagaagcgcgacgcgctcgagtcgGAGGTTAACCAACTTCGAGCGCAGGTTCTCGGAGACGAGACCAAGTATCATCGCATGAACATCGAATCGGCGCTGGTGGAGGCGCACGCCAagcgggcgacgggcggcgacgcgcggcgctaCGACGCGATGTaccgggcggcggtggacgagacGGACAACGAAACGAAGCGTCTGAATGAGAGGACGGAGGAGGTTAGGAATAACTTCTCGCAAGGGGTCGAGGCTgtggaggcgctcaaggatCTCTACCGGATCTTGGACGTCAAGCTGAGGGTCACGAGGCGGGACATGGCGGGTGAGTCGCTCGGGCAGACGACGACGTACGGGGGCGCGAACGTCCTCAGCATGTga
- a CDS encoding ATP-binding cassette superfamily (multidrug (P-glycoprotein homolog) (ABCB/MDR-type)), with protein sequence MCFMLALSWPLTAVTLASVPPTIAISKIYGNYFKKISKRTQKALAEATEVAEESLGGVRTIRAFAGEPFASADFSAKLGEFCRQNSIEARYVIGYTFLYTFLPMVITVLVLWYGGMLVLHGSLNPGALVSFMLYQQQLTSCFGAIGDVFTSITTALGAADKVFELIDTEPGLAPATCDGHLALVNVNFSYPARPERQVLFGFNLDVKPGETVALVGPSGGGKSSVINLIERFYVPSDGAVTLDGFDLGDLCPRWLKRRVSLVAQEPTLFNRTLRRNIVFGLEKTRGDAAVAANAHAFISQLPHAYEETVGERGSTLSGGQKQRVAIARALVRKPKVLLLDEATSALDAESEAIVQDALGALMASYTVVVIAHRLSTIQNATRICVIEKGVVREVGTHDELLRRKGAYAGLVRHQLSAMSASSASLLGLEDETAASTPTVGSFGG encoded by the exons ATGTGCTTCATGCTGGCGCTCTCGTGGCCGCTCACGGCGGTgaccctcgcgtccgtgccGCCCACGATCGCGATATCCAAAATCTACGGCAACTACTTCAAGAAGATCTCTAAACGCACGCAAAAAgccctcgcggaggcgacggaggttGCGGAGGagtccctcggcggcgtccggaccatccgcgccttcgccggggagccgttcgcgtcggctgACTTTTCCGCAAAGCTCGGCGAGTTTTGCCGCCAAAACTCCATCGAGGCGAGGTACGTCATCGGCTACACGTTCCTGTACACGTTTTTGCCCATGGTCATCACCGTGCTGGTGCTGTGGTACGGCGGCATGCTGGTGCTGCACGGGAGCCTCAACCCCGGCGCGTTGGTGTCCTTCATGCTGTATCAGCAGCAACTCACGAGCTGCTTCGGCGCCATCGGAGACGTCTTCACGTCCATCACGACGGCGCTCGGAGCCGCGGACAAGGTGTTCGAGCTCATCGACACCGAGCCCGG gctggcgccggcgacgtgcgacggtcacctcgcgctcgtgaacGTCAATTTCTCCTACCCCGCTCGGCCGGAGCGCCAGGTGCTGTTCGGGTTCAACCTCGACGTGAAACCCGGGGAGACGGTCGCGCTCGTGGgcccgagcggcgggggtAAGAGCTCGGTGATCAACCTCATCGAGCGGTTCTACGtcccgagcgacggcgcggtcaCTTTGGACGGCTTCGACCTCGGGGATCTGTGCCCGCGGTGGTTGAAGCGACGCGTGTCACTCGTCGCGCAGGAGCCCACTCTGTTCAACCGCACGCTGCGCAGGAACATCGTCTTCGGGCTGGAGAAGACCAGGGGGGACG ccgccgtcgccgccaacgcgcaCGCGTTCATCTCTCAGCTACCTCACGCGTACGAGGAGACGGTGGGCGAGCGCGGAAGCACGCTGAGCGGCGGGCAGAAGCAGAGggtcgccatcgcgagggcgctggtTCGCAAGCCCAAGGTGCTGCTCCTGGATgaggcgacgagcgcgttggacgcggaGAGCGAAGCCATCGTCCaagacgcgctcggcgctctcATGGCGTCGtacaccgtcgtcgtcatcgcgcacAGGCTGAGCACCATACAGAACGCGACGAGGATCTGCGTCATCGAGAAGGGGGTGGTGCGCGAGGTTGGGACGCACGACGAGCTGCTGCGGAGGAAAGGGGCCTACGCCGGGCTGGTGAGGCACCAGCtctcggcgatgagcgcgtcgtcggcttcTCTCCTGGGGCTCGAAGACGAAACCGCGGCTTCAACCCCAACCGTGGGTTCCTTCGGCGGGTGA
- a CDS encoding predicted protein, which yields MADRDDEVDAFDAMMGIDADEFATLLDDAEDSSDGGQDADDAPKLHRGGVPVLDLPDVTPSEFRRRFLATRSPVVLRDVRRECAPAHLGCRHFRERYGDVVVPLDITDTNRRDVRLADFLDAVASTSGSGGDEGADDLRSRYLRNLQMHEHFPAEAAQLSLPRCFGENMLSDEGKVPRCPENWRRWFELFVCHPRCAGFPFLHKDTCHVHAASFQLEGRKRFTLFHPDDSPFLYPTGNTGCRSRIDPEAFGSGGTSSEILGRFPALASARRIVCDVGAGEILFVPADWWHTARAIGTCASVSVAASFVDAQGLEAFLDAYGEFEAMRSLVEHGAGVIT from the coding sequence ATGGCggaccgcgacgatgaggtggacgcgttcgatGCCATGAtgggcatcgacgccgacgagttcgcgacgctcctcgacgatgcCGAAGACTCATCGGACGGCGGGCaagacgcggacgacgcgcccaagctgcaccgcggcggggtcccgGTGCTGGACCTGCCGGACGTCACCCCGTCCGAGTTTCGCAGGCGCTTcctcgcgacgaggtcgccggtcgtccttcgcgacgtgcgccgcgagtgCGCCCCGGCGCACCTCGGGTGCCGACATTTTCGCGAGCGGTACGGGGACGTCGTGGTGCCGCTCGATATCACGGATACGaaccggcgcgacgtgcggTTGGCGGAtttcctcgacgccgtcgcctccacgtcgggaagcggcggcgacgagggtgccgacgatcTCCGTTCCCGATACCTCCGGAACCTCCAGATGCACGAGCATTTCCCGGCTGAGGCTGCGCAGCTGTCGCTCCCGAGATGCTTCGGCGAGAACATGCTGAGCGACGAGGGGAAGGTGCCGAGGTGTCCGGAGAACTGGCGTCGATGGTTCGAGCTGTTCGTGTGCCACCCGCGGTGCGCGGGCTTCCCGTTTCTTCACAAGGACACGTGCCacgtgcacgccgcgagcttccaGCTCGAGGGGCGAAAGCGTTTCACGCTCTTCCACCCCGACGATTCGCCCTTCCTCTACCCCACCGGCAACACCGGGTGCCGCTCGCGGATAGACCCGGAGGCATTCGGGTCAGGCGGGACGAGCAGTGAGATCTTAGGACGGTTTcccgcgctggcgagcgcgaggcgaatCGTCTGCGacgtgggcgccggcgagatcTTGTTCGTCCCCGCGGATTGGTGGCACACCGCTCGCGCGATTGGAACGTGCGCGAGCGTCAGCGTGGCGGCGAGTTTCGTGGACGCGCAGGGTTTGGAGGCGTTCCTGGACGCGTACGGGGAGTTCGAGGCGATGCGATCGCTCGtcgagcacggcgccggcgtcatCACGTGA
- a CDS encoding predicted protein, whose product MTSTWLPVVGERIRPVMTAAEAVSPGGDPIPAPGEGPHWARLRWPPPSDGDDRREAMVSDAERTATLDPESMESGERRSVSVVWEDGGEDDGLDPATFGPCVDRSTPGMADEDPDARARAFAADARARGASRFRAGDDAAAAAEYVEACAMLASTLPAHALPATEGGWNVPGYPTPTGGGGGDAQTMRINSSATGAASSAASSAAPPTVGTRVRVTSANGSSRAGMVAYVEEEEGVCDVMFDEANNGEDDEEVGVPFSRLFGYDPSAATDAAFDATNEDADEDDDARRRTRREAAAAAARDRDAVCDELASRLLDVARCHLRLARGGYIATERIVGKDGKRRDAWVPARVDAASARACVSACDAALLMRRTRAGYYLRGKARTQLCQFRGAEDDLRTALATRETSIGGESNPVGDVASEREVKLALRALKAAARHRRASDRKLASAVVSNAYKARVDFGLDPGSELERTGRVPGGPYLRPAHERKHDAVDVRGLGDVIKERVAERVKRGCVLM is encoded by the coding sequence atgacgtcgacgtggctgcccgtcgtcggcgagaggATCCGTCCGgtgatgaccgcggcggaggccgtGTCCCCCGGCGGGGACCCGATcccggcgcccggcgagggCCCGCACTGGGCCAGGCTCCGATGGCCGCCCCcgtccgacggcgacgaccgacgGGAGGCGAtggtgagcgacgcggaaCGAACGGCGACGCTGGACCCGGAGTCAATGgagagcggcgagcgtcggAGCGTGAGCGTGGTGtgggaggacggcggcgaggacgacggcctGGACCCCGCCACCTTCGGCCCGTGCGTCGATCGATCCACCCCGGGGATGGCCGACGAGGAtcccgacgcgcgagcccgcgcgtttgccgcggacgcgcgcgcgaggggcgcctcCAGGTTCagggccggcgacgacgccgcggcggccgcggagtacgtcgaggcgtgcgcgatgctcgcgtccaccctGCCCGCCCACGCCCtcccggcgacggagggagGGTGGAACGTGCCGGGGTACCCGACCCCGAcgggtggtggtggtggggATGCGCAAACCATGAGGATTAACTCCTCGGCGACCGGAgccgcatcctccgccgcatcctccgccgcgccgccgacggtcgGGACGCGCGTCAGGGTGACGAGCGCCAACGGCTCGTCCAGGGCCGGGATGGTGGCgtacgtcgaggaggaggagggcgtgtGCGACGTGATGTTCGACGAGGCGAACAacggggaggacgacgaggaggttggCGTGCCGTTTTCTCGCCTCTTCGGGTACGACCCGTCGGCTGCGACGGATgcggcgttcgacgcgacgaacgaagacgccgacgaggacgacgacgcgcgacgacgaacgcgacgggaggcggcggccgcggccgcgcgggatcgcgacgcggtgtgcgacgagctcgcgtcgcgtctgCTGGACGTCGCTCGGTGCCACcttcgcctcgctcgcggcgggtacATAGCGACGGAACGAATCGTCGGGAAGGACGGGAAGCGGAGGGACGCGTGggtgcccgcgcgcgtggacgccgcgtcggcgcgcgcgtgcgtgtccgcgtgcgacgccgcgctgttgatgcgtcgcacgcgcgctgGGTATTACCTGCGGGGTAAGGCGAGGACGCAGCTGTGCCAGTTCCGAGGGGCGGAGGATGACTTGCGAACCGCGCTGGCCACGCGAGAAACGTCGATTGGTGGGGAGTCCAACCCGGTTGGGGATGTCGCGTCGGAGCGCGAGGTCAAGCTCGCGTTGAGAGCGctcaaggctgcggcgaggcACAGGCGCGCGTCCGATCGTAAgctggcgagcgccgtcgtGTCCAACGCGTACAAGGCGCGAGTGGATTTCGGCTTGGACCCGGGGTCAGAGCTGGAACGGACGGGGCGGGTCCCTGGTGGGCCGTACCTGAGGCCAGCGCACGAGCGGAAgcacgacgcggtggacgtgcgCGGCTTGGGGGACGTCATCAAGGAGCGCGTGGCGGAGAGGGTGAAGAGGGGATGCGTGTTGATGTGA